One Brassica napus cultivar Da-Ae chromosome C4, Da-Ae, whole genome shotgun sequence genomic region harbors:
- the LOC125585805 gene encoding uncharacterized protein LOC125585805, producing MARPMVWCELGSGITASFWHDNWTPHGPLIELIGDRGPQVTGLPIDAAVADALTDDGWWLDRSRSRSPTITLLKACFPNPQEIIDSEEDDTFLWYPEPGRGSGNFSTSATWRALHHTPLEVFWHKVVWFAGRVPKHAFITWIAARDRMGFEAILRWLNAPSRDSSVTLIVRLIFQAVLYLVWKERNSRVHGGVEKPHSAIVAEVQQIIRFRLDPLARRQVLASGQSSVLAVWFSFFDR from the exons ATGGCAAGGCCAATGGTGTGGTGTGAACTGGGCTCTGGCATTACTGCCAGTTTCTGGCATGATAATTGGACTCCCCATGGTCCTCTGATTGAGCTGATTGGAGATCGAGGTCCACAAGTAACTGGCTTACCTATTGATGCAGCAGTAGCGGATGCTTTGACTGATGATGGGTGGTGGCTAGACAGAAGTAGAAGTAGAAGCCCCACCATTACCTTGTTGAAGGCTTGTTTTCCCAATCCACAAGAGATTATTGattcagaagaagatgatactTTCCTCTGGTATCCGGAGCCTGGCCGTGGTAGTGGGAACTTCTCTACTAGCGCTACTTGGAGAGCTCTTCATCACACTCCTTTAGAGGTGTTCTGGCATAAGGTGGTGTGGTTCGCAGGTAGAGTACCTAAACATGCCTTTATTACATGGATTGCAGCTAGAGACAGAATG GGGTTCGAGGCAATTCTGAGATGGCTTAATGCTCCCTCTAGAGATTCTAGTGTTACGTTGATCGTGAGACTTATATTCCAAGCCGTCTTATACTTGGTCTGGAAAGAGAGAAATAGTAGAGTTCATGGAGGTGTGGAGAAACCTCATAGTGCTATTGTAGCTGAAGTTCAGCAGATCATCAGGTTCAGACTAGATCCATTGGCTCGTCGACAGGTACTAGCGTCAGGGCAGTCATCAGTGCTTGCAGTTTGGTTCTCCTTCTTCGATAGGTGA
- the LOC106378615 gene encoding uncharacterized protein LOC106378615 — translation MRTRVIQRRYWHIADIPLVVNEWSPESALQPPDLSAMPIWIDLKGVPSMLFSQKALKCLSRAAGKFVKLHPSTEKCLRLDVARVLVEVDLHKPLVERISFADKNGVQVLIDVCYPWLPPKCSICNAWGHKGAACNSRKIKVLQKEKEIVGLVPETEVNGDVQDRYAITPNKNAVSDLLHELEAMPPALESNEVEVKSNDKFEVGGSSSSNVLKLDWILTGRKSSPHDRERVTGPKEVDQREGDMVISPSRFSVLATEDTEERDGDGDDDPDDIEEGQVISEVQDTDSKKDTAKNVKFRAGTSLKLSKQLQGRGKEMKGVRTRSTKKASTRKL, via the coding sequence ATGAGAACTCGAGTCATTCAGAGGCGATACTGGCATATTGCAGATATTCCACTGGTGGTCAACGAGTGGTCCCCGGAATCGGCTCTTCAGCCACCGGACCTGTCGGCTATGCCCATTTGGATTGACCTTAAGGGTGTGCCGAGTATGCTTTTCTCTCAGAAGGCATTGAAATGTTTAAGTCGAGCTGCAGGCAAATTTGTCAAACTTCACCCTAGTACAGAAAAATGTTTGCGGCTTGACGTGGCTCGAGTACTTGTTGAGGTTGATCTCCATAAGCCACTGGTGGAGAGGATCAGCTTTGCGGATAAGAATGGTGTGCAAGTGCTGATTGACGTATGCTACCCCTGGTTGCCTCCGAAATGCAGTATTTGCAATGCTTGGGGCCATAAGGGAGCGGCATGTAATTCAAGGAAGATTAAGGTTCTCCAAAAGGAAAAGGAGATAGTGGGATTGGTCCCGGAGACTGAGGTTAACGGCGATGTGCAGGACAGGTATGCGATCACACCAAACAAAAATGCTGTTAGTGATTTGCTCCACGAGCTAGAGGCTATGCCACCAGCATTGGAAAGCAATGAGGTGGAAGTTAAGTCAAACGATAAGTTTGAGGTTGGCGGTTCTTCAAGTTCAAATGTCCTGAAGCTAGATTGGATCCTTACAGGCAGGAAGTCTTCTCCACATGATAGGGAGAGGGTCACAGGTCCAAAAGAAGTTGATCAAAGGGAGGGGGATATGGTGATCTCACCTTCGAGATTCAGTGTTCTAGCGACGGAGGATACTGAGGAGAGAGATGGGGATGGAGATGATGACCCTGACGACATAGAGGAGGGACAGGTGATATCTGAGGTACAGGATACGGATTCAAAGAAAGATACAGCCAAGAACGTGAAGTTTCGGGCAGGAACGAGTCTCAAGCTCAGTAAACAACTACAAGGGCGTGGGAAGGAGATGAAAGGAGTAAGGACACGATCCACCAAAAAAGCTTCCACTCGGAAGTTATGA
- the LOC106378613 gene encoding ferric reduction oxidase 5 produces the protein MVFYCNLEKDTLSVVIRRQGTWTQKLYTHLSSSIDSLEVSTEGPYGPNSLDLRHDSLILVSGGSGVTPFISVIRELIFQAQNQSTKIPDVLLVCAFKYYHDLAFLDLIFPPDISVSDISRLNLRIEAYITQEDKKPEAADDTRLLQTKWFKPQPLDSPISPVLGRNNILWLGVVILSSFVMFLLLIAIVTRYYIYPVDRNTGKIYNFSYRVLWDMFLGCVCIFISSSAVFLWRKKVNKEGDKESKKQVQSVDFQTPTSSPGSWFCSHDRELESVPYQSIVQATSVHFGSKPNLKKILFEAEGSEDVGVMVCGPRKMRHEVARICSSGLAKNLHFEAISFNW, from the exons atggtattt TATTGTAACTTGGAGAAAGATACATTAAGTGTTGTCATCAGAAGACAGGGAACTTGGACTCAAAAGCTTTACACCCATCTCTCTTCTTCCATTGATTCTCTAGAGGTTTCTACTGAAGGTCCTTATGGTCCTAACTCCTTAGATTTGAG GCATGACTCTCTAATACTAGTCAGCGGGGGAAGCGGAGTCACTCCCTTCATTTCAGTGATCAGAGAACTCATATTCCAGGCCCAAAACCAAAGCACAAAAATACCAGATGTTCTTCTTGTTTGTGCCTTTAAATACTACCATGATCTTGCGTTTTTAGACCTAATCTTCCCACCAGATATTTCAGTCTCGGACATCTCTAGGCTGAATCTCCGGATCGAGGCCTATATAACACAAGAAGACAAGAAGCCGGAGGCAGCTGATGATACCAGATTGTTGCAGACAAAATGGTTCAAACCACAGCCACTAGACTCTCCAATCTCACCAGTCCTTGGACGCAACAACATACTCTGGCTAGGAGTTGTGATCTTATCATCATTCGTCATGTTTCTCTTGCTCATAGCGATTGTTACACGTTACTACATATACCCTGTTGATCGTAACACAGGAAAGATCTACAACTTCTCGTACAGAGTTCTCTGGGACATGTTCCTAGGATGTGTGTGCATTTTTATTTCTTCAAGCGCAGTTTTCTTGTGGCGCAAGAAAGTTAACAAGGAAGGAGATAAGGAGTCCAAGAAGCAGGTACAGAGCGTAGATTTTCAGACGCCTACGTCTTCTCCAGGTTCATGGTTCTGCAGCCACGATAGAGAGCTCGAGAGCGTTCCCTATCAATCTATAGTACAAGCCACTTCAGTCCATTTTGGCTCCAAACCTAATCTGAAAA AGATTCTGTTTGAGGCCGAAGGTTCAGAAGACGTTGGAGTGATGGTGTGCGGGCCAAGAAAGATGAGGCATGAGGTGGCAAGGATATGTTCATCTGGTTTGGCTAAAAACCTTCACTTTGAAGCAATTAGTTTCAACTGGTGA
- the LOC106379787 gene encoding pentatricopeptide repeat-containing protein GUN1, chloroplastic-like, whose protein sequence is MASTPPHWSLFTATTSNNRHTRHQQPNNRQWLPPRAPRSLSSASHVSLSNRKKLPTFSPQLTPNSSPPLSSDVSGRRSIRFVSKMHFNRPKTTTSTRHTPAAEDALHSLTASSGDNDKTTFQSLISTFEPTLRGSDDYTFLLRELGNQGECDKALLLYHFAVQRERRKNERGKLSSTMIGTLGRLGKVDIAKTVFESALSGGYGNTVYAFSALISAYGRSGLHNEAITVFDSMKRYGLRPNLVTYNAVIDACGKGGMEFSKVAEFFNEMERNGVQPDRITFNSLLGVCSRGGLWEVARSLFDEMANRKIEQDDAICKGGQMDLSFDILAQIRANRITPNIVSYSTVIDGFAKAGRFDEALSLFDEMRYLSIALDRVSYNTLLSIYTKAGRDEEALDVLREMASVGIKKDVVTYNALLRGYGKRGKYVEVKSVFD, encoded by the coding sequence ATGGCCTCAACGCCGCCTCACTGGTCCCTCTTCACCGCCACCACCAGTAACAATCGCCACACCCGTCATCAACAACCCAACAACCGCCAATGGCTTCCTCCTCGTGCCCCCCGCTCCCTCTCCTCAGCATCCCATGTTTCCCTCTCCAATCGAAAAAAGCTCCCAACTTTCTCTCCTCAGCTAACCCCAAActcttctcctcctctctccTCCGACGTCTCGGGTCGCCGCTCGATCCGGTTCGTCTCCAAGATGCATTTCAACCGACCCAAAACCACAACCTCCACGCGCCACACCCCCGCCGCCGAAGACGCGCTCCATAGCCTCACCGCATCCTCCGGAGACAACGACAAGACGACGTTCCAGAGCCTAATCTCCACCTTCGAGCCAACGCTTCGCGGCTCCGACGACTACACATTCTTACTCCGTGAGCTAGGGAACCAAGGCGAATGCGACAAAGCCCTTCTCCTTTACCACTTCGCTGTTCAACGAGAGAGAAGGAAGAACGAGCGAGGGAAGCTATCTAGCACGATGATAGGCACTCTCGGTAGACTAGGCAAAGTAGACATCGCTAAAACCGTTTTCGAAAGTGCTTTATCAGGTGGGTATGGGAACACTGTCTACGCCTTCTCTGCTCTCATAAGTGCTTACGGGAGAAGTGGTCTACATAATGAAGCTATCACCGTCTTCGACTCCATGAAACGCTACGGCTTGAGGCCTAACTTGGTCACTTACAACGCCGTCATCGACGCGTGTGGTAAAGGAGGGATGGAGTTCAGCAAAGTAGCTGAGTTCTTCAACGAGATGGAGAGGAACGGTGTGCAGCCCGATAGAATAACGTTCAACTCTCTCCTCGGCGTATGCAGCAGAGGAGGGTTGTGGGAGGTAGCGAGGAGCCTCTTTGACGAGATGGCGAATAGAAAGATCGAGCAAGATGATGCGATCTGCAAAGGAGGGCAGATGGATCTTTCTTTCGACATACTCGCTCAGATACGTGCGAATAGAATAACACCTAACATTGTGAGCTACAGCACTGTCATTGATGGTTTTGCGAAAGCCGGGAGATTCGATGAAGCTCTCAGCTTGTTTGACGAGATGAGGTATCTCAGTATTGCGTTGGATAGAGTTTCTTACAACACGTTGCTTTCTATCTACACCAAAGCTGGTAGAGATGAAGAAGCGTTGGATGTTTTGAGAGAGATGGCGTCGGTTGGGATCAAGAAGGATGTTGTGACTTACAACGCTCTTCTCAGAGGGTATGGGAAGCGAGGAAAGTACGTTGAAGTGAAGAGCGTTTTCGACTAG
- the LOC106382049 gene encoding probable disease resistance protein At5g63020: MGGCVSISVPCDQTLSQIGRCLTQKASYIRKLQENVGTLQTATQELKDLRDDLLTRVSLEEEKGQRRLATVQRWLSNVETIESQVNELLLASGTAEVSRSFRSRFEYGKKVFKKIKEVKNLKSRADFKVMAERVPRSKVEERLIYPVVGMTAMTEKVFSSLMEDKVGTLGLYGMGGVGKTTLLSQINNSFVNTGNDFDVVIWVVVSKDQKIESVQETILRRLGLCSEEWKHIKEEEKASEIKKMLKGKRYMLLLDDIWSKVEIQRIGFPSPTRMNRCKVVFTTRSKEVCSEMRVDVEMEVKCLASDEAWELFRMRVGDLTLESHPYIPEAARIIAEKCYGLPLALNVIGETMSSRKTIQEWSHAQDVLTSFAADFSCMQDKILPILKFSYDNLKDEMFRKCLQYCALFPEDYEIEKEELVEYWICEGIIDGNKDRDKAKNHGYEIIGTLVRSCLLMEYEHTEFLKMHDMVREMALWITADLGKKKESFIVKTGSGLSHVPVVQDWSVVQKMSLMGNEIEKINACPYGTKKLATLFLQNNKLVSISERFFQWMTELKVLDLSSNESLTQLPADISKLVTLQYLNLSSTGIEVLPFGIKSLTKLIHLNLEFTHKLKSVVGISNLLSLQVLMLFESNIPLNNGLVEEELKSLENLELLTLTLKDAFVMERLLNIHSLVNFTRHLSLDKCIPNAVRISLVAGSSAPSGHEDRPLQHMKSPNPMYFRSLSRVDIVNCEGLRDLTWLMYAPSLTNLHVEMSFQTEEIISREKVMKIDGEKLTTPFLKLESLSLVFLYAVKSIYWGPLPFPALKYLKIHRCPDLRKLPLDSASAKGCGLVLDAYKEWLRDVEWEDEATKNRFCPT; this comes from the coding sequence ATGGGAGGTTGTGTTTCAATATCAGTGCCGTGTGATCAAACACTCAGCCAGATCGGCCGCTGTTTGACTCAGAAAGCAAGTTACATTCGTAAGCTCCAAGAAAACGTGGGAACTCTGCAGACGGCAACGCAAGAGCTCAAGGATCTCAGGGACGATTTGCTGACAAGAGTTTCTTTAGAGGAAGAGAAAGGTCAACGACGGCTCGCAACCGTTCAGAGATGGCTTTCAAATGTTGAGACAATCGAATCTCAAGTCAATGAATTGCTGCTTGCATCAGGTACTGCCGAGGTTTCCAGGAGTTTCAGGTCGAGGTTTGAGTATGGTAAAAAGGTCTTCAAGAAAATCAAAGAAGTCAAGAATCTCAAGTCTAGAGCAGATTTTAAAGTCATGGCCGAGAGAGTTCCTAGATCTAAAGTGGAAGAGAGGCTTATCTACCCTGTTGTTGGTATGACAGCAATGACTGAAAAGGTATTTAGCAGTCTAATGGAAGATAAAGTTGGAACATTAGGTCTTTACGGAATGGGGGGTGTCGGTAAAACCACACTCCTGTCTCAAATCAATAACAGTTTTGTTAACACAGGAAATGATTTTGATGTTGTCATTTGGGTTGTGGTGTCTAAAGATCAAAAGATAGAGAGTGTTCAAGAAACTATTTTGAGGAGACTTGGTCTTTGCAGTGAGGAGTGGAAACACAtaaaggaagaagagaaagcGTCAGAGATCAAGAAAATGTTAAAGGGTAAGAGATATATGTTGTTATTGGATGACATATGGAGTAAAGTAGAGATTCAAAGGATAGGATTCCCTTCACCCACAAGAATGAACCGATGCAAAGTAGTGTTCACTACTCGGTCTAAGGAAGTGTGCTCGGAGATGCGGGTTGATGTTGAGATGGAAGTCAAGTGTTTGGCGTCGGATGAAGCGTGGGAGTTGTTCCGGATGAGAGTTGGGGATCTAACCTTAGAGAGTCATCCATACATTCCTGAAGCTGCAAGAATAATAGCTGAAAAGTGCTATGGTTTGCCACTGGCGCTCAATGTTATTGGGGAGACCATGTCATCTAGAAAGACAATACAAGAATGGTCTCACGCCCAGGATGTCTTGACTTCGTTTGCTGCTGACTTTTCGTGTATGCAAGACAAGATTCTTCCTATCTTGAAGTTTAGCTACGATAATCTAAAAGATGAGATGTTTAGAAAGTGTTTACAATACTGCGCTTTGTTCCCGGAAGACTATGAGATTGAGAAGGAAGAGTTGGTGGAGTATTGGATATGCGAGGGAATTATAGATGGGAACAAAGACAGAGACAAAGCTAAGAACCATGGTTATGAGATCATAGGTACTCTTGTTCGTTCTTGCTTATTGATGGAGTATGAGCATACAGAGTTTCTCAAGATGCATGATATGGTTCGTGAGATGGCGCTGTGGATAACAGCTGATCTTGGTAAGAAGAAAGAGAGCTTCATTGTGAAAACCGGTTCCGGGTTAAGCCATGTCCCAGTGGTGCAAGATTGGAGCGTTGTCCAGAAGATGTCATTAATGGGAAATGAAATTGAGAAGATTAATGCATGTCCTTATGGGACAAAGAAACTCGCAACACTCTTCCTTCAAAACAACAAGCTGGTGAGTATCTCAGAGCGGTTCTTTCAGTGGATGACAGAGCTTAAGGTTTTGGATTTATCTTCCAATGAAAGTCTCACCCAGTTGCCTGCAGACATTTCAAAGTTGGTTACCTTGCAGTATCTTAACTTATCAAGTACAGGGATCGAGGTTTTGCCATTTGGTATAAAATCTTTGACAAAACTGATACATCTGAACTTAGAGTTCACACACAAGCTCAAGAGTGTTGTTGGGATCTCGAATCTATTGAGTCTGCAGGTACTAATGCTATTTGAGTCCAATATTCCTCTGAATAATGGCTTAGTGGAGGAGGAGCTGAAGTCCTTGGAAAATTTGGAACTTTTGACTCTAACTCTAAAAGATGCCTTTGTGATGGAACGACTCCTAAACATCCACAGTTTAGTGAACTTTACGCGCCATTTATCTCTCGATAAATGTATACCAAATGCTGTCAGAATATCATTAGTGGCAGGGTCGAGTGCTCCATCTGGCCACGAGGATAGGCCACTGCAGCACATGAAAAGTCCAAATCCTATGTACTTCCGCAGCCTCTCACGTGTAGACATTGTGAACTGCGAAGGTCTAAGGGATTTGACATGGCTGATGTACGCTCCTAGCCTGACGAATCTGCATGTGGAAATGTCATTTCAAACAGAAGAGATAATAAGTAGAGAGAAAGTGATGAAGATTGATGGAGAGAAGCTTACTACGCCTTTTCTAAAACTAGAATCACTCTCACTTGTGTTTTTGTATGCAGTGAAGAGTATCTACTGGGGTCCTTTACCCTTTCCTGCTCTTAAATATCTAAAGATACACAGATGTCCAGATCTCAGGAAGCTTCCACTCGATTCTGCAAGCGCCAAGGGGTGTGGTCTTGTTCTAGATGCTTATAAAGAGTGGTTGAGAGATGTTGAATGGGAGGATGAAGCTACTAAGAACCGGTTTTGTCCAACCTGA